AAAGACGAATGTCTCGGTCAGCGGCTCTTTGGTGCGGGGTTTGCCCGCGCCGGTGGGGTTCGAAGGGGAGGCTTGCCGCCCCTCGCAAGGTCCCGTGTCAGCAGCGCCAGCGTATGACATGGGTCGCCTTGCTGTTTGCTCTTCGGTCGGATCGGTTGCGGTCATGATCTGAGGCCTGCGGCTTGGATTTGGGCCTGTGTCACCAGCTTTGAGGCAAGTATTCCGTCGATCTGCTTGGCCGTGATGTGCTTGCACATCGGGCTGCGATCATTGATCCAGCAGGCCAGCCGCGTATGGTGATCCGCCCGCAATGCTGCCGTCTTCTCTCGGTCTTCTGCCTGCCGCTCGACATAGGCCTTCCAGCGCCGCGACTGAAACCAGTTGTCGGAAAAGCAAACCTTGGAACGGGTGAAACCAGTGCTGTCGGTGGCGTAGGTTTGCACGGCCTGAAGCAAGTCTTCCGGTGCAATCCCTTCCTTCATGGCCTCTTCGATCTGGGCAAGGCAGGCCGCCTCGCCTCGCAATCGGTCCGGTGGATAGGCTGCCAAAATCTTCTCAGCCTCCCCCGCCTCGCGCTTGCGCGAAGGTGGTTTATGGATGGTTTTAGGATGGTTTGGGGGCCGTGGTGGCCCCGGTACCCCGGCCACAGTGGCCCCCGTACCGGGGCCAGACTGGACGGGGGCCACTGTGGACCCCATCTCAATTTCGGGCTCTGCGGTGGGTTCCAGCGCCTCAACCGTCGCCAGATCGATCCGGTAGACAACGGTGAAGCCGTTCTTGCAGGTGCGTACACCGGTCTCGACCAAGATGCCTTCCCTCAAGAACTCGCGCACGGTTCGCTTAACGGTGGTCTCGCCAAGCTCGGTATGCCGCTGGATCGTCCCCTTCGAACACCAGATGCCTGAGCCATCGTCGCTCGCCTTGTCGGCCAAGAACATGATGATCTGCTTGCGGGTGGCGCTGCCGAACTTGCGTTCCGCGCATGTGTTTGCAACCCGCCAGCTCATTGGAAGGCCCCAAAAGGCGCAAAGACGTGCGAATTTTGTACAGGTTTTGTACGAGAATTCCGCCGTTTCAGCAGAATTCGGCGCGAAAGCTCACGGGACTTTCTGCACGCTCCTGCACAAAGCCCTGTAAATAAGTCATATTTTTCAGGTGTTTTTGGCGACCCCGGCAGGATTCGAACCTGCAACCTGCCCCTTAGGAGGGGGCTGCTCTATCCAGTTGAGCCACGGGACCGTTGATCGTTGAATAGCGCGATATTTGGCGATTGTCATGAGGTCAGTTTGGCCGATTGGGCTTGCTAGGGTGTGAATGTTGGCGATAACATCTGCCCAACCCTAACCACAGGACACTCGCTTTGACACAATCCGACACCCGCCCGCTGACGCTGCGCGATGTATCTGAGGCCTCCGGCGTGTCCGAGATGACGGTCAGCCGCGTTTTGCGTAACCGTGGAGACGTGTCTGACGCCACCCGGCAAAAGGTTTTGGCGAGCGCCAAGGAGCTTGGCTATGTGCCCAACAAGATCGCGGGCGCGCTGGCATCGAGCCGGGTGAACCTTGTCGCCGTAGTGATCCCGTCAATGTCCAATCTGGTGTTTCCAGAAGTGATGACCGGGATCAGCCAAGTGCTGGAGGAGACCGAGCTGCAACCGGTCGTGGGGCTGACGGATTACACCCGTGAGAAGGAAGAAAAGGTTCTCTACGAGATGCTCAGTTGGCGCCCCTCGGGTGTGATTATTGCCGGGCTGGAACATTCGGAGGCCAGTCGGGCCATGCTGCGCGCGTCGGGTATCCCGGTGGTGGAGATCATGGATGTCGATGGTACGCCGGTCGATTCCGTTGTGGGCATTTCACACCGCCGCGCGGGTGAGCAAATGGCCGCCGCGATCCTCAAGGCCGGGTATCAGCGCATAGGCTTTATGGGTACGTCGATGCCGCGCGATCACCGAGCGCGCAAACGGTTCGAAGGATTCACCGGTGCACTGGCCAAAGCCGGGGTCGAGATCGTGGACAGCGCTTTTTACGAGGGCCGCTCGGCCTTTGTGAAGGGGCGGGAGATGACGAAAGAAATCCTTGAGCGCGACCCGGAGCTTGATTTCCTGTATTATTCCAACGACATGATTGGCGCGGGTGGGCTGCTTTGGCTTTGGGAGCAGGGCTATGACATCCCCGGCCGGATCGGCCTTGCGGGGTTCAACGGGCTGAACCTTTTGAAGGGTCTGCCCAAGGAGCTGGCGTCGATGGATGCGTGTCGTCAGGAGATTGGCAGGCAGGCGGCAGAGATCATCGTCAACCGTTTAAAGGACGGCGCGGACCAAGCCCCCGTGCGGATCGCGCTTGAGCCGACGATCAGCTACGGCGATACACTGCGACGACCCTGAGACGACATGAGGGCCCTAACAAGCAAAAAACCCCCGTGCAGAAGACTCTGCGCGGGGGTTTTTCTTTTAGCTTTGCCTGAAGACGGGATCAGCTGTTTTTCTTACCTTTGATCGGCGCCCAAAGACGCTTGTTCGTGAGGTAGAGCAGGACCGACAGGATGGTCAGGAAGATGACGCCGGTAAAGCCCGCGTTCTTGCGCTGCATCATCTTTGGCTCAGCCGTCCACATCAGGAAGGCCGCCACGTCTTCTGCCACGCTTTCCAGATCGTTGGGCGCGCCATCATCGTAATCCACATCCTCACCCCAGAGCGGGGGAGCCATGGAGATCCAGCTGCCTTTGACAGTCTTGTGACCATTCTCGTCCTTGCAGCTTTCGGGATATCCGCCATTGGCGAAGGTTGCGTTGTAATCTCCGGGGAAATCCTCGGGCGCACAGGCCGGTGGATCCTCGTAATTCACGAGCAGAGAGTAGATATACTCGGCCCCGCCGATGCCATTGACGAACTGGTTGATGCCCAACCCGTATGGGCCGCTGAAGCCTGCACGCTTTTTCGCCATCAAAGACAGATCGGGCGCGTTTTCCAGCATCGATTCGGGGAAGTGATCCGTAGGGCGTGCGGGGCGGAAGTCGTCAATCTCGGGATCGAAAACCTCGTAAAGCTCCGCATAAGCCCGGACCTGATCCTCGGGAAGCTCAAGGCCGCCCTTGTCGTGCAATGTACGGATCGGAACGTGCTTCAGGCCGTGGCAGGAGGCGCAAACCTCCGTGTAGACCTTCAGGCCGCGTTGCAGCTGGATTGGATCATACTTGCCGAAAGGACCGTCGAACGTGAAGTCGACGTTTTCGACGTTATATGCCGCGCCAGCAGCCAGCACCGGCCCGGCCGAAAGGGCCAGGGCGGTGACGGCGGCAGTGCCTAGTTTCTTCAACATGTGCTTTGGTCCTCTCATTCTGCCGGGCTGGCGGCAGATTGCGCACCGCCGGATTTGGCAGGGTAATGGGACACGAAGTCCTCTTCGATGGTCTCTGGTTGTGCCAGCGGTTTCTCTATCACGCCCAAGAGAGGCAGGATCACGAGGAAGTAGGCAAACCAGTAGGTCGAGGCGATGAGCGAGATGGTGTTATACGGCTCTTCCGCGGGCATAGCACCCACCCACATGAGGACAAAGAAGTCCACCACGAGTATCCAGAACCACCACTTGAACATCGGGCGATACCGACCAGAGCGCACCGAGGATGTATCCAGCCACGGGGCAAGAGCCATCACGGCAATCGCACCGAACATCGCCAGAACCCCGAAGAACTTCGCATCAATGATGCCACCGGTGATGAAGCCTGCGAATTGCACGACCCACACTTCGTCGGTGAAGGCCCGCAGGATCGCGTAGAAGGGCAGGAAATACCATTCAGGCACGATATGTGCAGGCGTCGCCAGCGCGTTCGCCTCAATGTAGTTATCGGGGTGGCCCAGATAGTTGGGCATGAACCCGACCACCGCGAAGAAGACCGCGAGGATGACCGCAAGCGCGAAGAGATCCTTGATCACGAAGTAGGGCCAGAAAGGAACGGTGTCCTTTTCCGCTTCGGCTTTCGATGTGCGACGCACTTCGACACCGGTGGGGTTGTTGTTCCCGGTGGTGTGGAAGGCCCAGATATGCACGGCAACCAATGCTGCAATCACGAAGGGCAGCAGGTAATGCAGGCTGAAGAAGCGGTTCAGCGTCGCGTTGTCCACAGCGGGTCCGCCCAGAAGCCATGTCTGGATGCCCTCACCGATGAAGGGGATCGCGCCAAAGAGACCTGTGATGACGGTCGCACCCCAGAAGGACATCTGACCCCAGGGAAGAACATAGCCCATGAAGGCCGTACCCATCATCAGAAGATAGATGAGCATGCCGATGATCCATGTGATCTCGCGCGGGGATTTGTAAGAGCCGTAATACAGACCCCGGAAGATATGCGCGTAGACAGCCACAAAGAAGAGCGACGCGCCGTTCTGATGAAGATACCGCAGGAAATGCCCACCATTCACGTTGCGCATGATGTGCTCAACCGAGGCGAACGCATGATCGACATGCGGAGTATAGTGCATCGCCAGAACAACGCCGGTGATGATTTGAAGTGCCAGACAGAAGGTCAGGACGATGCCCCAGATCCACATCCAGTTGAGGTTCTTGGGCGTGGGCAACATCAGTGTGTCATATGCCAAGCCGGCGATCGGAAGGCGGCGGTGCAGCCACTTTTCGCCGCCCGACTTTGGCTCGTAAGAATCGTGTGGAATTCCACCCATTATTTCTGTCCTTATCCCAATTTGATCGTCGTCGCGTCGACGAATACGGCCGGGGGAACCGGCAGGTTTTCGGGGGCGGGACCTTTTCGAATCCGCCCTGCTGTATCGTAGTGCGATCCGTGGCAAGGGCAAAACCATCCGCCAAACTCGCCGGCACCATCACCCAGCGGGACACAGCCGAAATGCGTGCAAACGCCCATCATGACAAGCCATTCTTCCGCACCATCCTCGGATCCCTCGGCGGGCACCATTGTGCGGTTGATGTCCTCAGCCGACATGCCCTCTTCAAGATTGGCGTTGCGCGCAAAGGGATCTGGCAGCGTCGAAATGTCGACCGCGTTCGCGTCATCGATCTCCGCTTGTGTACGGCGGCGGATGAAGACGGGCTTGCCCAGCCATTTCACAGCGATCTGCGTGCCGGGCTCTACACCGCTGATATCAACGCGGATTGAGCTCAAGGCCTGAACATCGGCGGATGGGTTCATCTGATTCACGAGGGGCCAAACAGCCGCCCCGGTTGCTACGGCGCCTGCGCCGGCGGTGGCATAATAGAGGAAATCCCTCCGGGTGCCTTCGTTGTCATCTGCGTGGGACACGAGGTTTACTCCATTTAACTGGGGCCATCTTTGACCCTGGTCGCAATTGATTCCGAGCCCGCATTACAACCGGGTCTCTAACAGACGGTTATTTAGCGGGGGTTTTGTGGTGCGTCCAGTCAACAATGCAGAACTTGTGATCAGAGCGCGCATCTGTCGCGCTTGAGCCGAGGCCGGGTCGGGTGTATGCACCTGACAACACGTGCACCAAGACGAAAGAGCTCCTGATATGCTGAAATACTTGAAAATAGCGGCCGCAGCCCTCCTGATGAGCGCCGCACCTGCCGTCGCCGAGATCGAACTGAGCCTCTATCTCGGCGTCCAGAGCGTGGATGAGAGCCGCGCGTCGGGCACGCTTCCGGGCGGTGCGGCCTTCAGCCGCAATGTCGCTTGGGACGGCAATCCTCTGGAGAATCCCTATTATTACGGGGGGCGGATCACATGGTGGACGCAAAACAACCTCGGTTTCGGTGTGGAGGGTACACATGCCAATGCCTACGCCCCCGCAGCTGCGCGTGCGGCCATCGGTGTGGACCGGCTTGAGCTTTCCGACGGACACAACATCATCACCGCCAACGTGATGAAGCGCTGGCCCGAGGCCTTCGGTGCCCCCCGATGGACGCCTTATGTGGGCGGCGGTCTTGGTATCGCAATGCCGCATGTGGATATTCAGGTTACTGGCGCTGGCGGGCGGACATTTGATTATGAGCAGACCGGCCTCGCGCTGCGTGGTATCGCGGGTATGAAATACGCATTGAACGACCGCTGGTCGCTCTTTGGGGAGTATCAGGCCACGTGGTCAGACAATGACATCACCATCGACGCAGACCCCACTGTGCCCGGTCAGACGGATGGCAAGCTGCGAACCGAGCTTTTCACCCACGCGGTCAATATCGGCATCAGCTACAATTTCTGAGCCTTATCTCACGAAAAGCTTTGAAAGGCGCCCTTATCCGGGGCGCCTTTTTTGCGGCTCTCACTCAGGCCGGGTGGCTTCCATGCTGGCTCGCTTTGAGAAAACGCCATGCCACGCCGCCAGTTGCGGACGCACGCCGCGCCATTCCCGCTCCACATGGCGGAAATCCAGATAGCCAAGCGCACATGCCACGGCGATCTGCCCCATATCGAGCGGGCCTGCCAGATGGCTCATCCAGCGCGCCTCCAGAGCATCAAGGCTGCGCTCCACCTTGGTCCATTGCGCCTCAATCCAGACGTCATAGTGCAGTTCTTCTGGCCGCACGCGCCCCTCGTAAACCATCAAGATTGCCGCATCCATGATCCCGTCCGCCGTCGCCTCAAGCGTCAGCGTCTCCCATATCCGTGCCTCGGGGTAGAGCACACCGCCCACTTGGGCATCGAGATAGCGGCAGATCACCCGGCTATCGTAAAGCGCCGGGCCACCCTCGCGGATCAGCGCGGGGATTTTGCCCACCGGGTTTGTCGCGGCAAGGTCGGCGGGCGTGGCTACCGGTGAGGCCGCAACCATCTGCACCTCAACCGTTTCCAGCTGTCCGGTCTCATGCAGCAAGGCCATGACCTTGCGGCCAAAGGGCGATGGGGCGGCGGTGAGAAGTTTCATGATAGGCGCTCCTTTTAGGCTACCCAAAGCCTAGGCGTGGGCCTGCGCGCTGTCCAGCAGCACGCCGCGCGCCTCAGACCGCGATCAGCTGCGCGCCGTCGGTCCCGGTGACGCGGGCAGACACGATCTGGCCTT
The nucleotide sequence above comes from Roseovarius carneus. Encoded proteins:
- a CDS encoding LacI family DNA-binding transcriptional regulator; its protein translation is MTQSDTRPLTLRDVSEASGVSEMTVSRVLRNRGDVSDATRQKVLASAKELGYVPNKIAGALASSRVNLVAVVIPSMSNLVFPEVMTGISQVLEETELQPVVGLTDYTREKEEKVLYEMLSWRPSGVIIAGLEHSEASRAMLRASGIPVVEIMDVDGTPVDSVVGISHRRAGEQMAAAILKAGYQRIGFMGTSMPRDHRARKRFEGFTGALAKAGVEIVDSAFYEGRSAFVKGREMTKEILERDPELDFLYYSNDMIGAGGLLWLWEQGYDIPGRIGLAGFNGLNLLKGLPKELASMDACRQEIGRQAAEIIVNRLKDGADQAPVRIALEPTISYGDTLRRP
- a CDS encoding cytochrome c1 → MLKKLGTAAVTALALSAGPVLAAGAAYNVENVDFTFDGPFGKYDPIQLQRGLKVYTEVCASCHGLKHVPIRTLHDKGGLELPEDQVRAYAELYEVFDPEIDDFRPARPTDHFPESMLENAPDLSLMAKKRAGFSGPYGLGINQFVNGIGGAEYIYSLLVNYEDPPACAPEDFPGDYNATFANGGYPESCKDENGHKTVKGSWISMAPPLWGEDVDYDDGAPNDLESVAEDVAAFLMWTAEPKMMQRKNAGFTGVIFLTILSVLLYLTNKRLWAPIKGKKNS
- the petB gene encoding cytochrome b — translated: MGGIPHDSYEPKSGGEKWLHRRLPIAGLAYDTLMLPTPKNLNWMWIWGIVLTFCLALQIITGVVLAMHYTPHVDHAFASVEHIMRNVNGGHFLRYLHQNGASLFFVAVYAHIFRGLYYGSYKSPREITWIIGMLIYLLMMGTAFMGYVLPWGQMSFWGATVITGLFGAIPFIGEGIQTWLLGGPAVDNATLNRFFSLHYLLPFVIAALVAVHIWAFHTTGNNNPTGVEVRRTSKAEAEKDTVPFWPYFVIKDLFALAVILAVFFAVVGFMPNYLGHPDNYIEANALATPAHIVPEWYFLPFYAILRAFTDEVWVVQFAGFITGGIIDAKFFGVLAMFGAIAVMALAPWLDTSSVRSGRYRPMFKWWFWILVVDFFVLMWVGAMPAEEPYNTISLIASTYWFAYFLVILPLLGVIEKPLAQPETIEEDFVSHYPAKSGGAQSAASPAE
- the petA gene encoding ubiquinol-cytochrome c reductase iron-sulfur subunit, encoding MSHADDNEGTRRDFLYYATAGAGAVATGAAVWPLVNQMNPSADVQALSSIRVDISGVEPGTQIAVKWLGKPVFIRRRTQAEIDDANAVDISTLPDPFARNANLEEGMSAEDINRTMVPAEGSEDGAEEWLVMMGVCTHFGCVPLGDGAGEFGGWFCPCHGSHYDTAGRIRKGPAPENLPVPPAVFVDATTIKLG
- a CDS encoding outer membrane protein, giving the protein MLKYLKIAAAALLMSAAPAVAEIELSLYLGVQSVDESRASGTLPGGAAFSRNVAWDGNPLENPYYYGGRITWWTQNNLGFGVEGTHANAYAPAAARAAIGVDRLELSDGHNIITANVMKRWPEAFGAPRWTPYVGGGLGIAMPHVDIQVTGAGGRTFDYEQTGLALRGIAGMKYALNDRWSLFGEYQATWSDNDITIDADPTVPGQTDGKLRTELFTHAVNIGISYNF
- a CDS encoding glutathione S-transferase, which gives rise to MKLLTAAPSPFGRKVMALLHETGQLETVEVQMVAASPVATPADLAATNPVGKIPALIREGGPALYDSRVICRYLDAQVGGVLYPEARIWETLTLEATADGIMDAAILMVYEGRVRPEELHYDVWIEAQWTKVERSLDALEARWMSHLAGPLDMGQIAVACALGYLDFRHVEREWRGVRPQLAAWHGVFSKRASMEATRPE